The following proteins are encoded in a genomic region of Clostridium kluyveri:
- a CDS encoding YHS domain-containing protein: protein MEFLANNWFYFLIFGVMIYMMSKGGGCCGGGHTNHNGYGDSHEGGCCGGGHVNHKNMKKDYEEHSVGYIENSVDMARDPVCGMYVSKKDALCRVINGRTYYFCSQNCADRFERKYVMKKEVI, encoded by the coding sequence TTGGAATTCTTAGCAAATAACTGGTTCTACTTTTTAATATTTGGAGTAATGATATACATGATGTCCAAAGGAGGAGGATGTTGTGGAGGCGGGCATACAAATCATAATGGATATGGAGATTCTCATGAAGGAGGATGCTGCGGAGGCGGGCATGTGAATCATAAAAATATGAAGAAAGATTATGAAGAACACAGTGTAGGATATATTGAAAATTCAGTAGATATGGCACGAGATCCTGTGTGTGGCATGTATGTGTCTAAAAAGGATGCCCTATGCCGAGTAATAAATGGTAGGACATATTATTTTTGCAGTCAGAATTGTGCTGATAGGTTTGAAAGAAAATATGTAATGAAAAAAGAAGTTATATAG
- a CDS encoding SHOCT domain-containing protein, which yields MMHGYWGWGMMPMMIVCLLLIIAIVVFFIRSFNGRSGYRNDRKPIEILNEKLASGEISEEEYKRKKQILTEKHDIDK from the coding sequence ATGATGCACGGATATTGGGGATGGGGAATGATGCCTATGATGATTGTATGTCTTTTACTTATAATCGCTATAGTAGTATTTTTCATAAGATCATTTAATGGTAGAAGCGGTTACCGAAATGACAGAAAACCAATTGAAATACTGAATGAGAAATTAGCATCCGGTGAAATAAGTGAGGAAGAATATAAAAGAAAAAAGCAAATATTAACTGAGAAACACGACATTGATAAATAG
- a CDS encoding heavy metal translocating P-type ATPase: MEAKSFKIEGMTCASCAKAVERAAKKLDGVIESSVNLATEKLIISYEPSKIRVIDIKNAVEEAGYKAMEEAAVDMDKERKEKEIELLWKKFIISAIFTVPILYMAMGHMLGLPLPDFVNPMMNPEVFALTQLFLIIPVIIAGNRYYTIGFKTLFKGSPNMDSLIAIGTSAAVLYGVFSTVKIIGGDVSYTKDLYFESAAVIITLITLGKYLESVSKGKTSEAIKKLMGLAPKTAIVIRDEKEREITIEEVEVGDVIVVKPGEKIPVDGEVIEGITSVDESMLTGESIPVEKNAGDKIIGASINKNGTIRYKATKVGKDTTLAQIIKLVEDAQGSKAPIAKLADVISGYFVPIVISLAVISGLAWYFFGGESGIFSLTIFISVLVIACPCALGLATPTAIMVGTGKGAEYGVLIKSGVALETAHKIQTIVFDKTGTITEGKPKVTDIVTVNAITQNDLLQLAASSEKGSEHPLGEAIVKGAEEKGLEFKKLDFFRAIPGHGIEVKIDGKNILLGNKKLMVESRISLTGLEKASDNLAEEGKTPMYIAVGEKIAGIIAVADTVKENSKKAIEKLHNMGIEVAMITGDNKRTAEAIAKQVGIDRILAEVLPQDKASEVKKLQDEGKKVAMVGDGINDAPALAQADIGIAIGSGTDVAMESADIVLMRSDLMDVPTAVQLSKSTIRNIKQNLFWAFAYNTVGIPVAMGILHIFGGPLLNPMIAGAAMSLSSVSVLANALRLKRFKTAR, from the coding sequence ATGGAGGCTAAATCATTTAAAATAGAAGGAATGACATGTGCATCTTGTGCTAAAGCAGTAGAAAGAGCTGCGAAAAAGCTTGATGGCGTTATAGAATCAAGTGTTAATTTAGCCACTGAAAAATTAATTATAAGCTATGAGCCCTCAAAGATAAGAGTTATAGATATAAAGAATGCAGTAGAAGAAGCTGGTTATAAGGCAATGGAAGAAGCTGCAGTAGATATGGATAAAGAGAGAAAAGAAAAAGAAATAGAACTCTTATGGAAGAAGTTCATTATATCTGCCATATTCACAGTACCCATACTTTATATGGCAATGGGTCATATGCTAGGACTTCCACTACCTGATTTTGTTAATCCCATGATGAATCCAGAAGTATTTGCTTTAACACAATTATTCTTAATTATACCTGTTATAATTGCAGGTAATAGATATTACACAATTGGGTTTAAAACACTATTTAAAGGAAGCCCTAATATGGACTCACTTATTGCAATAGGTACATCCGCAGCAGTTCTTTATGGTGTATTTTCAACAGTTAAGATTATCGGTGGAGATGTAAGTTATACTAAAGACTTATATTTTGAGTCAGCAGCAGTAATTATTACTTTAATAACTCTTGGTAAATATTTAGAATCTGTTTCTAAGGGAAAGACCTCTGAAGCTATCAAGAAACTTATGGGACTTGCTCCTAAAACAGCCATAGTTATAAGAGACGAAAAAGAAAGAGAAATTACTATTGAAGAAGTAGAAGTAGGAGATGTAATAGTAGTTAAACCAGGAGAAAAGATACCTGTTGACGGAGAAGTTATTGAAGGTATTACTTCAGTAGATGAATCAATGTTAACAGGTGAAAGTATTCCGGTAGAAAAAAATGCTGGAGATAAAATTATTGGGGCAAGTATAAATAAAAATGGAACTATAAGATATAAAGCTACTAAAGTTGGTAAAGATACAACACTTGCCCAAATTATAAAGTTAGTAGAAGATGCTCAAGGTTCCAAAGCTCCAATTGCAAAACTTGCAGATGTTATTTCAGGGTACTTTGTCCCTATAGTTATATCTTTAGCAGTTATTTCAGGTTTAGCATGGTACTTCTTTGGTGGAGAATCAGGAATATTTTCACTTACAATATTTATATCCGTTTTAGTAATTGCTTGTCCATGTGCCCTAGGTTTAGCTACCCCAACAGCAATTATGGTAGGTACAGGTAAAGGAGCAGAATACGGTGTTTTAATAAAAAGTGGTGTAGCACTAGAAACTGCCCATAAGATACAAACTATAGTATTTGATAAGACAGGTACTATAACAGAAGGAAAACCAAAGGTTACTGATATAGTTACTGTAAATGCTATAACTCAAAATGATTTATTACAATTAGCTGCATCATCAGAAAAAGGTTCAGAACATCCCCTTGGCGAGGCGATTGTCAAAGGCGCAGAAGAAAAAGGACTAGAATTTAAGAAGCTTGATTTCTTTAGAGCTATTCCTGGGCATGGGATTGAAGTCAAGATAGATGGTAAAAATATATTACTCGGAAATAAAAAACTCATGGTCGAAAGCAGAATATCATTAACAGGATTAGAAAAGGCTTCAGATAACTTAGCAGAAGAAGGTAAAACTCCAATGTATATAGCTGTAGGTGAAAAAATAGCAGGAATTATAGCTGTTGCAGATACTGTTAAGGAAAATAGTAAAAAGGCAATAGAAAAGCTTCATAATATGGGAATTGAAGTAGCAATGATAACTGGAGACAATAAAAGAACTGCCGAAGCTATTGCTAAACAGGTAGGAATAGATAGAATTCTAGCAGAAGTTTTACCGCAAGACAAAGCGAGTGAAGTAAAGAAACTTCAGGATGAAGGTAAGAAAGTTGCAATGGTTGGTGATGGTATAAATGATGCTCCAGCACTAGCACAAGCTGATATTGGTATAGCTATAGGTTCGGGAACAGACGTTGCTATGGAATCAGCAGATATAGTTCTTATGAGAAGCGATTTAATGGATGTTCCCACGGCTGTGCAATTAAGTAAAAGTACTATAAGAAATATTAAGCAAAATTTATTTTGGGCATTTGCTTATAATACAGTTGGAATACCGGTTGCAATGGGAATCTTACACATATTTGGAGGCCCACTATTAAATCCTATGATAGCAGGAGCTGCAATGAGCCTTAGTTCTGTATCAGTTTTAGCTAATGCTTTAAGATTAAAAAGATTTAAAACAGCTAGATAA
- a CDS encoding heavy-metal-associated domain-containing protein, with protein sequence MKKKISIKGMTCRHCAMHVEEALNEICGVKSAKADLKEKDAVVELAHNVDDEKFKTAIADAGYEVVTIETV encoded by the coding sequence ATGAAAAAGAAGATATCAATTAAAGGAATGACTTGTAGACATTGTGCTATGCATGTTGAGGAGGCACTAAATGAAATATGTGGAGTAAAATCTGCAAAAGCCGACCTTAAAGAAAAAGATGCTGTAGTTGAGCTTGCACATAATGTAGATGATGAAAAATTTAAGACAGCTATAGCTGATGCTGGTTATGAAGTAGTCACAATAGAGACAGTATAA
- a CDS encoding response regulator transcription factor → MDKRHILVVDDEKALRSLMRDYLIKANYSVSEAANGEDAVEVFFNQKIDLIILDIMMPRMNGYEVLTEIRKHTDVPVIMLTAKDDEESEILGFNLKADDYVTKPFSAKALMARIEAVFRRYLKEGEHERIGVLEYHKSKYDIILDNKPLNLTKREFELFTYLFINKGIVLTREKILNNVWGFNYEGDIRTVDVYIKELRKKLTNKADYIKTIRGVGYEFEVKQ, encoded by the coding sequence GTGGATAAAAGACATATTTTAGTAGTTGATGATGAAAAAGCGCTGCGAAGTTTAATGCGAGATTACCTTATAAAAGCAAATTACAGCGTCTCAGAAGCTGCAAATGGAGAAGATGCTGTAGAAGTATTTTTCAATCAAAAAATTGATTTAATCATACTTGATATAATGATGCCTAGAATGAATGGTTATGAGGTGTTGACAGAGATTAGAAAACACACAGATGTTCCTGTAATTATGCTTACCGCAAAAGATGATGAGGAAAGTGAAATATTAGGTTTTAATCTCAAAGCCGATGATTATGTAACTAAGCCGTTTTCGGCAAAGGCTCTTATGGCAAGAATAGAAGCGGTTTTCAGGCGTTATTTAAAAGAAGGGGAGCATGAAAGAATAGGAGTTCTAGAATATCATAAGAGCAAGTATGATATCATATTGGATAATAAGCCATTGAACCTGACTAAAAGGGAGTTTGAATTGTTTACATATTTATTTATAAACAAAGGGATTGTTTTAACCAGAGAAAAAATTTTAAATAATGTCTGGGGATTTAATTATGAGGGAGACATTCGAACAGTGGATGTATATATAAAAGAACTTAGAAAAAAGCTGACTAATAAAGCTGATTATATAAAGACCATAAGAGGGGTAGGGTATGAATTTGAGGTGAAACAATGA
- a CDS encoding sensor histidine kinase, whose protein sequence is MKRSIKMNMFFVLSGLILVMVLLYYITNAVFLEKYYTYKKISFMTSNYEHLHQLYSNNNNAFEEELNTLIYDHNINIFVYPQEDMTSGIFPRILTLLNSKALIQRSSILKKTEDYTIRKISLKKMSSEIILFAGNLKGNEKLIMYLPVASISSSAEIFNEFLLYVALAALIIGIVISIIMAEKLTKPITEISRMSENMKLLDFTGRYKGNRKDEIQDLGENMNVLSKILDNTITELKNKNNKLALDIHQKDRIEKMRKKFLQNASHQLKTPITIVKGYAEGLMDNVADDEESRINYASTIYKEAENMEELVMKILSLARLETDDYNLKLERFDINKLIDEVIERYAPLFEQRQIIPKFIHYDKVFAYADRNLISDVVSNYLTNAIHHVDENKEINISVSICKSYTRIEVYNSGKNIPLEEIENIWQSFYKLEHKDGYKGSGLGLSIVSAIMELHNCEYGVVNQNRGVVFWFQLGS, encoded by the coding sequence ATGAAACGATCTATTAAGATGAATATGTTTTTCGTTCTCAGTGGTCTCATTTTGGTAATGGTGCTTTTGTACTATATAACTAATGCAGTATTTCTTGAAAAATATTATACGTATAAAAAGATAAGTTTTATGACAAGCAATTATGAGCATCTGCACCAGCTATACAGTAATAACAACAATGCTTTTGAGGAAGAATTAAATACTCTTATCTACGATCATAATATAAATATTTTTGTATATCCTCAGGAAGATATGACATCTGGAATATTCCCAAGGATTCTTACACTTCTGAACAGCAAAGCATTGATACAAAGAAGTAGTATATTAAAAAAGACTGAAGATTATACCATTAGAAAAATATCCCTTAAGAAAATGTCTTCTGAAATTATTTTATTTGCTGGAAACTTAAAAGGCAATGAGAAATTAATAATGTATCTCCCAGTAGCATCAATTAGCAGCAGTGCGGAAATCTTTAATGAATTTTTGTTATATGTAGCACTAGCTGCATTAATAATAGGTATAGTAATTTCAATTATTATGGCAGAAAAGTTAACCAAGCCAATAACTGAAATTTCTAGAATGTCTGAGAACATGAAATTACTAGATTTCACCGGCAGGTATAAGGGAAATAGAAAAGATGAAATACAGGATTTGGGAGAAAATATGAATGTACTTTCCAAAATATTAGACAATACCATAACAGAGCTTAAAAATAAAAACAATAAGCTGGCACTTGATATTCATCAAAAAGATAGGATTGAAAAAATGCGTAAGAAGTTTTTACAAAATGCCTCACATCAGTTGAAGACGCCTATTACCATTGTAAAGGGCTATGCGGAGGGCCTTATGGATAATGTAGCGGATGATGAGGAAAGCAGAATAAATTATGCATCCACAATATATAAAGAAGCGGAAAACATGGAGGAATTAGTCATGAAAATCCTATCCCTTGCCCGTCTTGAAACAGATGACTATAACCTAAAATTAGAGCGTTTTGACATAAATAAACTTATTGATGAGGTCATTGAAAGGTATGCTCCACTATTTGAACAACGTCAGATAATACCTAAATTTATTCATTATGATAAAGTTTTTGCTTATGCTGATAGAAATTTGATTTCCGATGTTGTATCTAACTATTTAACCAATGCTATTCATCATGTAGATGAAAATAAGGAAATAAATATTTCTGTGAGTATATGTAAAAGTTACACACGAATTGAGGTCTATAATTCTGGCAAAAATATTCCCCTAGAGGAAATAGAAAATATTTGGCAGAGTTTTTATAAACTTGAACATAAAGATGGATATAAAGGAAGTGGTCTAGGTCTTTCTATTGTTTCTGCAATAATGGAATTGCACAATTGTGAATATGGAGTTGTAAATCAAAATAGAGGAGTTGTATTCTGGTTTCAATTGGGAAGTTAA
- a CDS encoding IS3 family transposase (programmed frameshift) — protein MAKYSYEFKMKVVQEYLEGAGGVSFLSKKYNIPSTKDLRKWIAAYNAFGSDGLIRKRENQTYSLDFKLHVVESYLTTEVSYQGLALQVGINNPALISKWVNDYRIAGPDALKPKMKGRRPQVVQPKDISSDKSRKINTDAEYLKQLEEENLKLRIENAYFKRTEEAAFRGNTSEQKARIIHSLRGEFKLKDILAITCYPKATYMYWQQRFNRKNPDEELEQLILQIRKEHKDFGYRRIYGKLQKQGIAVNHKKVQRIVQKLGIQVTSFTRKSRKYSSYKGKVGKVTPNRLRRRFGTSIPHQKITTDTSEFKYYEVDEKGRMAIKKLYLDPFMDLYNREIISYGISQNPSAVNIMNALNKAIEITVDCKYRRTFHSDQGWAYQMKAYAHALEANRIYQSMSRKGNCHDNSVMENFFGIMKQEMYYGVVYYNYDELKSAIEEYIRYYNERRIKQSLNWMSPVEYRIWLNIA, from the exons ATGGCAAAATATAGTTATGAATTTAAGATGAAAGTTGTGCAAGAATATCTAGAAGGTGCAGGAGGCGTTTCTTTTCTATCAAAAAAATATAATATTCCTTCTACAAAAGATTTACGAAAATGGATTGCAGCATACAATGCGTTTGGGTCTGATGGATTAATAAGAAAACGAGAAAATCAAACTTACTCTTTAGATTTTAAGCTCCATGTTGTAGAATCATACTTAACAACTGAAGTTTCATATCAGGGATTAGCCCTACAAGTTGGAATAAATAATCCAGCATTAATAAGCAAGTGGGTAAATGATTACAGAATAGCTGGTCCTGATGCCTTGAAACCCAAAATGAAAGGGCGGCGACCACAAGTGGTACAACCGAAAGATATTAGTTCTGATAAGAGTAGAAAAATAAATACAGATGCAGAATACCTTAAACAACTTGAAGAAGAAAATCTTAAACTACGAATCGAGAATGCCTATT TTAAAAGAACTGAGGAGGCTGCGTTTAGAGGGAATACCTCAGAACAAAAAGCGAGAATCATCCACAGCCTCCGAGGAGAATTCAAATTAAAAGATATTCTCGCAATTACATGTTATCCGAAAGCCACATATATGTACTGGCAACAAAGATTTAATCGTAAAAATCCAGATGAGGAACTAGAACAGTTAATTCTTCAGATTCGTAAAGAACATAAAGATTTTGGATATAGACGAATTTATGGTAAATTGCAGAAACAAGGGATAGCTGTGAATCACAAGAAAGTACAACGGATTGTTCAGAAATTGGGAATTCAGGTAACTTCATTTACCCGAAAGAGCAGAAAATATAGCTCATATAAAGGTAAGGTGGGTAAGGTCACACCAAACAGGCTTCGTCGTCGATTTGGCACGAGTATTCCACATCAAAAGATCACTACAGATACTTCTGAATTTAAGTATTATGAGGTTGATGAAAAAGGAAGAATGGCAATAAAGAAACTTTATCTTGACCCATTTATGGACTTGTATAATCGAGAGATCATAAGTTATGGAATTTCACAGAATCCTTCCGCAGTAAATATAATGAATGCTTTAAATAAAGCCATAGAAATAACTGTTGACTGCAAGTATCGCAGAACCTTTCATTCTGACCAAGGTTGGGCTTATCAGATGAAGGCATATGCACACGCTTTAGAAGCAAACAGAATATATCAAAGTATGTCACGTAAAGGGAATTGCCATGACAATTCAGTAATGGAAAACTTCTTTGGGATTATGAAACAAGAAATGTATTATGGTGTTGTTTATTATAATTACGATGAGTTGAAATCTGCTATTGAAGAATATATACGATATTATAATGAACGAAGAATTAAGCAATCATTAAACTGGATGAGTCCTGTAGAATACAGGATCTGGCTTAATATTGCATAA
- a CDS encoding SHOCT domain-containing protein: MMHGYWGWGMMSMMIVCFLLIIAIVVFFMRSFNGRSDYRRDKEPIEILNEKLASGEIGEEEYKRKKQILTEKYDISKN, encoded by the coding sequence ATGATGCACGGATATTGGGGATGGGGAATGATGTCTATGATGATTGTATGTTTTTTACTTATAATCGCTATAGTAGTATTTTTCATGAGATCATTTAATGGTAGAAGCGATTACCGACGTGATAAGGAACCAATTGAAATATTGAACGAAAAATTAGCATCCGGTGAAATAGGTGAAGAAGAATATAAAAGAAAAAAGCAAATATTAACTGAAAAATATGACATTTCTAAGAATTAA
- a CDS encoding metal-dependent hydrolase gives MTGKTHAAVGLCGAAFLLVPKTSIETSIIGLGFVVLGSYATDADLKMSKAGHVISDIIHMAILLLGLYLADTYLFHYNVINLISKNMPGPLKIIGIIFIIGSIVLGRITGHRKYMHSLLGFMTMTMGVWLIAGEFAVWFALGYALHMLFDLLNEKPEYLLFPLPVGGFCFSLVSSRGAANTMISIISYTAFLFKIAYICIT, from the coding sequence ATGACAGGAAAGACACATGCAGCGGTGGGACTTTGCGGAGCGGCGTTTTTATTAGTTCCTAAAACAAGTATAGAAACTTCTATTATAGGTTTGGGTTTTGTGGTATTGGGATCATATGCCACAGATGCAGATTTGAAAATGTCTAAAGCAGGCCATGTTATAAGTGATATTATACATATGGCTATTTTGTTGTTAGGATTATATTTGGCGGATACATATCTGTTTCATTACAATGTTATAAATTTAATAAGTAAAAATATGCCCGGGCCGCTGAAAATAATAGGTATTATATTTATAATTGGCTCAATAGTTTTGGGAAGAATAACAGGTCATAGAAAATATATGCACAGCTTATTAGGCTTTATGACCATGACTATGGGAGTATGGCTCATTGCAGGGGAGTTTGCCGTTTGGTTTGCACTTGGATATGCACTGCATATGTTATTTGATTTATTAAATGAAAAGCCAGAATATCTATTATTTCCATTACCTGTGGGAGGTTTCTGCTTTTCACTGGTCAGTTCTAGAGGTGCGGCAAATACTATGATATCTATTATTAGTTATACTGCTTTTTTGTTTAAAATAGCATACATATGTATAACTTAA
- a CDS encoding cell wall-binding repeat-containing protein: MKEKGKKTLSVYSIMLLLVFSFIFSINVKAENSSSIGINRIGGADRYETAVKIAQAGWQSSDYAILANGENYPDALCAVPLAKTKDAPVLLTTGSNLNQDSLNKMKELKVKHVIVVGGKGAISDNIISDIKSQGISDVERIGGQNRYETSVKIAEKLGTVTKAVVTSGEGYADALSACTAAAIEKMPILLTKNTDLPDVTADYIKSNPQITTTYIIGGTGSISTSVDNELQYQKRIYGLDRYETNAAVLNEFASDFDFKNVYLALGNGATGSEFADALTGGALAAKMKSPLVITGKTLSSATEKFIKEKIYKDCNLTVIGGTANISDSLAQQIRDSSGASETSESPTGGSSSGGGSGSSSYKNITSAVKEYSSYKDIVSSINNGEYFKLEDDNSDTMNLQLKKDNVNPIQGVFQNAVDVYTSTGTVDEQQIRYDVEKVNEEWDVIYGKNITVKIGEDTKSLSAFFGSLGSKYFDSNGKLNADIIVEQVNKKLGSDYDYDDFRTNLIEGIKNYFDNNSSLEKNSLQLKIMGLKVNSIKKGTSTLYTSTSYGKDALNKLIDILIPSADTDITGVYTIYIEGNNYIKIDVKNADTAQPVKMAMDINYYFVENSEGKLEVFNTSDGQGVSVKSGSKVYVPMFDKTIDIPGEGGLLQEQIDWMTNKEFYTFTGRETSDNSMIKSINLTEEDPAKFNEAYPDGDFKAPVHCFVIELNDTVPTDGAPVTFDADFQATEEGLKGYNDLNGETEGLASSINFIFQGKLNIASAAQPVKMAMDINYYFVENSEGKLEVFNTSDGQGVSVKSGSKVYVPMFDKTIDIPGEGGLLQEQIDWMTNKEFYTFTGRETSDNSMIKSINLTEEDPAKFNEAYPDGDFKAPVHCFVIELNDTVPTDGAAVTFDADFQATEEGLKGYNDLNGETEGLASSINFIFQGKLNIID; this comes from the coding sequence ATGAAAGAAAAAGGTAAAAAAACTTTATCTGTTTACAGTATAATGTTACTATTGGTATTTAGTTTTATATTCTCGATAAATGTAAAAGCTGAAAATTCATCATCAATAGGTATAAACAGGATAGGAGGAGCAGATAGATATGAAACAGCTGTAAAAATTGCCCAAGCAGGCTGGCAGTCATCTGATTATGCAATATTGGCAAACGGAGAGAATTATCCAGATGCCCTTTGTGCCGTTCCTTTAGCAAAAACTAAGGATGCTCCGGTGCTTCTGACCACAGGAAGTAATTTGAACCAGGATTCACTGAATAAGATGAAAGAGCTAAAAGTTAAGCACGTAATTGTAGTTGGCGGAAAAGGAGCAATATCGGACAATATTATAAGTGACATAAAATCACAGGGCATATCTGATGTAGAAAGAATAGGTGGACAAAATAGATATGAAACTTCCGTAAAAATAGCTGAAAAGCTAGGGACTGTTACTAAGGCGGTTGTTACCAGCGGGGAGGGATATGCAGATGCACTTTCAGCATGTACTGCTGCGGCTATAGAGAAAATGCCAATACTTTTAACAAAGAATACCGATTTACCAGATGTAACAGCAGATTACATAAAATCAAATCCTCAAATAACCACAACTTATATAATAGGAGGAACGGGTTCTATAAGTACTTCTGTTGATAATGAACTTCAATATCAAAAGAGAATTTATGGTCTTGACAGATATGAAACAAATGCCGCAGTATTAAATGAATTTGCTTCAGATTTTGACTTCAAAAATGTTTATCTGGCACTGGGAAATGGAGCTACAGGCAGTGAATTTGCAGATGCCCTTACTGGGGGAGCTCTAGCAGCTAAAATGAAAAGTCCTCTTGTAATAACAGGAAAAACTTTGAGTTCTGCTACAGAGAAATTTATTAAAGAAAAAATCTATAAAGACTGCAATCTTACAGTAATAGGTGGAACAGCTAATATATCTGATTCGCTGGCTCAACAAATTAGGGATTCCTCTGGGGCTTCTGAAACCTCTGAATCACCTACAGGCGGCAGCAGTAGTGGTGGAGGATCTGGAAGTTCAAGTTATAAAAATATTACTTCAGCAGTAAAAGAATATTCTTCCTATAAAGATATTGTAAGCAGTATAAACAATGGTGAATATTTTAAATTAGAAGATGATAATTCTGACACCATGAACCTACAATTAAAAAAAGATAATGTAAATCCCATTCAAGGTGTATTTCAAAATGCTGTGGATGTATATACTAGTACAGGGACTGTAGATGAACAACAGATAAGATATGATGTAGAAAAAGTAAATGAGGAATGGGATGTAATATATGGAAAAAATATTACCGTAAAAATTGGAGAAGATACTAAAAGTTTAAGTGCTTTTTTTGGAAGTTTAGGCTCCAAATATTTTGATAGTAATGGTAAATTAAATGCAGATATAATAGTAGAACAGGTAAATAAAAAGCTTGGAAGTGATTATGATTACGATGATTTTAGGACAAATTTAATTGAAGGTATAAAAAACTATTTTGATAATAATTCATCATTAGAGAAGAATTCATTGCAACTTAAGATTATGGGATTGAAAGTAAATAGCATTAAAAAAGGTACATCTACTTTGTATACTTCTACTTCTTATGGAAAAGATGCTTTAAATAAATTGATAGATATATTAATACCATCTGCAGATACAGATATTACTGGAGTGTATACTATTTATATAGAAGGAAATAACTATATAAAAATTGATGTTAAAAATGCAGATACTGCGCAACCCGTAAAAATGGCAATGGATATTAACTATTATTTTGTAGAGAATTCAGAAGGGAAACTGGAAGTGTTTAATACATCAGATGGACAGGGAGTTAGTGTTAAATCAGGCAGTAAGGTTTATGTACCGATGTTTGATAAAACCATTGACATACCTGGGGAAGGCGGATTGTTACAAGAACAGATAGATTGGATGACCAATAAAGAATTTTATACTTTTACTGGAAGGGAAACTTCAGATAACTCTATGATTAAATCCATAAATCTCACAGAGGAAGACCCTGCTAAGTTTAATGAAGCGTATCCTGATGGGGATTTTAAAGCTCCGGTTCATTGTTTTGTAATAGAACTTAATGATACAGTGCCAACAGATGGTGCTCCAGTAACTTTCGATGCTGATTTTCAGGCCACAGAAGAAGGATTAAAAGGATATAATGATCTAAATGGGGAAACAGAAGGATTGGCTTCCAGTATTAATTTTATATTCCAGGGCAAGCTTAATATAGCTTCTGCAGCACAACCTGTAAAAATGGCAATGGATATTAACTATTATTTTGTAGAGAATTCAGAAGGGAAACTGGAAGTGTTTAATACATCAGATGGACAGGGAGTTAGTGTTAAATCAGGCAGTAAGGTTTATGTACCGATGTTTGATAAAACCATTGACATACCTGGGGAAGGCGGATTGTTACAAGAACAGATAGATTGGATGACCAATAAAGAATTTTATACTTTTACTGGAAGGGAAACTTCAGATAACTCTATGATTAAATCCATAAATCTCACAGAGGAAGACCCTGCTAAGTTTAATGAAGCGTATCCTGATGGGGATTTTAAAGCTCCGGTTCATTGTTTTGTAATAGAACTTAATGATACAGTGCCAACAGATGGTGCTGCAGTAACTTTCGATGCTGACTTTCAAGCCACAGAAGAAGGACTAAAAGGATATAATGATCTAAATGGGGAAACAGAAGGATTGGCTTCCAGTATTAATTTTATATTCCAGGGTAAGCTTAATATAATTGATTAA